A genomic segment from Bacillus cereus G9842 encodes:
- the splB gene encoding spore photoproduct lyase produces the protein MKPFMPKLVYFEPKALEYPLGKELYEKFTKMGLEIRETTSHNQIRNLPGENDLQKYRNAKATLVVGVRKTLKFDTSKPSAEYAIPLATGCMGHCHYCYLQTTLGSKPYVRVYVNLDEIFEKAKQYMDERAPEITRFEAACTSDIVGIDHLTHALKRAIEFIGESEYGRLRFVTKYSHVDHLLDAKHNGKTRFRFSINSRYVIKNFEPGTSPFEERIEAARKVAGAGYPLGFIVAPLYMHEGWEEGYRELFERLYNALKDLSIPNLTFELIQHRFTKPAKKVIQERYPKTKLEMDEEKRKYKWGRYGIGKYVYKKDEAAVLEETIRGYINEFFPNAEIQYFT, from the coding sequence ATGAAACCATTTATGCCAAAACTCGTTTACTTTGAACCAAAGGCACTTGAATATCCACTTGGAAAAGAGCTTTATGAGAAGTTTACGAAGATGGGATTAGAAATTCGTGAAACGACATCACATAATCAAATTAGAAATTTGCCAGGAGAAAATGATTTGCAAAAGTATCGTAATGCAAAGGCTACACTTGTCGTTGGAGTGAGGAAGACGCTAAAGTTTGATACGTCAAAACCGTCAGCTGAATATGCAATTCCGCTCGCAACAGGGTGTATGGGACATTGTCATTATTGCTATTTGCAAACGACACTTGGGAGTAAGCCTTACGTTCGTGTGTATGTCAATCTTGATGAAATATTTGAGAAGGCAAAGCAATATATGGATGAAAGGGCACCTGAAATAACAAGATTTGAAGCAGCGTGTACATCAGACATTGTTGGAATTGATCATTTAACACATGCATTAAAGCGGGCGATTGAATTCATTGGAGAAAGTGAATATGGGCGCTTACGTTTCGTCACGAAATATTCGCACGTTGATCATTTATTAGATGCAAAGCATAATGGGAAAACTCGTTTTCGATTTAGTATAAATTCACGATATGTAATTAAAAATTTTGAACCAGGGACATCGCCGTTTGAGGAGCGAATAGAGGCTGCACGTAAAGTAGCAGGTGCGGGTTATCCACTTGGATTTATAGTTGCGCCGCTTTATATGCATGAAGGGTGGGAAGAAGGATACCGTGAACTATTTGAGCGACTGTACAATGCACTAAAAGATTTATCGATACCAAATTTAACATTTGAATTAATTCAACATCGCTTTACAAAACCGGCAAAAAAGGTCATTCAAGAGCGTTATCCGAAGACGAAACTTGAAATGGATGAAGAGAAGCGTAAATATAAATGGGGACGATACGGCATCGGAAAATACGTATATAAAAAAGATGAAGCAGCAGTATTGGAAGAAACGATAAGAGGTTATATAAATGAGTTTTTTCCTAATGCAGAAATACAATACTTTACTTAA
- a CDS encoding PadR family transcriptional regulator: MHSQMLKGVLEGCILYIISQEEVYGYELSTKLNKHGFTFVSEGSIYPLLLRMQKEKLIEGTLKASSLGPKRKYYHVTDKGLEQLEEFKQSWGMVSTTVNNLLQGE, encoded by the coding sequence ATGCACAGCCAAATGTTAAAAGGTGTGCTCGAAGGTTGCATCCTATACATTATTTCACAAGAAGAAGTGTACGGATATGAACTGAGTACAAAATTAAATAAGCACGGCTTTACATTCGTAAGCGAAGGAAGCATATATCCGTTATTGTTACGTATGCAAAAAGAAAAATTGATTGAAGGAACATTAAAAGCTTCCTCACTCGGTCCAAAGCGAAAATATTATCACGTAACCGATAAAGGGTTAGAACAACTTGAAGAATTTAAACAAAGCTGGGGAATGGTTTCTACTACGGTAAATAACTTATTACAGGGGGAGTGA
- a CDS encoding DUF1129 family protein — protein sequence MNAQDMIELNNKKRELLTSENEAAYGDMLVYLRISNVPEQQMEELLLEILDHLIEAQAENKNAYDIFGDNLQSYCDELISALPTQTKLEKTSLIGFSISLLLAIQFGINAIISFFMFLFEKNNTLSSPPFSILGTTLSVSIIILGILFILYLLKRYSFDQKMNWKRRILFGFAFATPFCSAVFLNIYFQKQPYLIYHLNFWQSALIAILFFILYKLLYKKSNF from the coding sequence ATGAATGCACAAGACATGATTGAATTGAATAATAAAAAACGTGAGCTTCTAACTTCCGAAAACGAGGCTGCTTATGGTGATATGTTAGTATATCTTCGAATATCAAACGTACCCGAGCAACAAATGGAGGAACTGTTACTAGAAATATTAGATCACCTCATCGAAGCACAAGCAGAAAATAAAAACGCTTATGACATCTTTGGAGATAATTTACAATCTTATTGCGATGAACTTATATCAGCTTTACCAACTCAAACAAAGTTAGAAAAAACTTCTTTAATTGGATTTTCTATTAGCTTACTTCTTGCTATACAGTTTGGCATAAATGCAATTATTTCATTTTTTATGTTTCTCTTTGAAAAAAACAATACATTATCAAGTCCGCCTTTTAGCATCCTTGGAACTACTTTGTCTGTTTCAATAATTATACTAGGTATACTATTTATTTTATATTTATTAAAGCGTTACTCCTTTGATCAGAAAATGAATTGGAAAAGAAGAATTCTATTTGGATTCGCATTTGCTACTCCATTTTGTTCCGCTGTATTCTTAAATATTTATTTCCAAAAGCAACCTTATCTCATTTACCATCTAAACTTTTGGCAAAGTGCCTTAATCGCTATCTTATTTTTTATTTTATATAAATTACTATACAAAAAATCAAATTTTTAA
- a CDS encoding lipoate--protein ligase family protein, which produces MGKEKWCYINSGQCSPAFNMALDECLLNWQSEKKMPPTIRFYEWEVPTLTVGYFQRVEKDINMDVVNEKKYGFVRRQTGGRGVLHDKELTYSVIVSEDHPNMPKTVTEAYRVISQGLLDGFKALGLEAYYAVPKTEADRENLKNPRSGVCFDAPSWYEIVVEGRKIAGSAQTRQKGVILQHGSIPLEIDLDELYDLFLFPNERVKERMKSMFSSKAVAINELTDRTFTIEQLIKAFEIGFEKGLDVELVPYELTEEQLHEVQTLAKEKYESNEWNYKK; this is translated from the coding sequence ATGGGAAAAGAAAAATGGTGTTATATTAACTCTGGTCAATGTTCACCGGCATTTAATATGGCGTTAGATGAATGTTTATTAAATTGGCAAAGTGAAAAGAAAATGCCACCAACAATTCGTTTTTATGAATGGGAAGTACCAACATTAACAGTTGGATATTTTCAACGTGTTGAAAAAGATATTAATATGGATGTAGTTAACGAAAAGAAATATGGATTCGTTCGTCGTCAAACAGGCGGCAGGGGTGTACTACATGACAAAGAGTTAACGTATAGTGTTATTGTGTCTGAAGATCATCCGAATATGCCGAAAACAGTTACAGAAGCGTATCGTGTTATTTCGCAAGGATTATTAGATGGTTTTAAGGCATTAGGGCTAGAAGCATATTATGCAGTTCCAAAAACAGAAGCAGATCGTGAAAATTTAAAAAATCCACGTTCAGGCGTATGTTTTGATGCACCATCTTGGTATGAAATTGTAGTGGAAGGAAGAAAAATTGCTGGTAGTGCTCAAACACGTCAAAAAGGTGTTATTTTACAGCATGGATCGATTCCATTAGAAATTGATTTAGATGAACTATATGATCTATTTTTATTCCCAAATGAACGTGTGAAGGAACGTATGAAAAGTATGTTTTCTTCTAAAGCGGTAGCAATTAATGAATTAACAGACCGTACATTTACGATAGAACAGTTAATTAAAGCGTTTGAAATTGGGTTTGAAAAAGGATTGGATGTAGAACTTGTTCCATATGAATTAACAGAAGAACAGTTACATGAAGTTCAAACGTTAGCGAAAGAGAAGTATGAAAGTAATGAGTGGAATTATAAAAAATAA
- a CDS encoding rhodanese-like domain-containing protein: MSTTWIILLAVIVAFIGYTVWMYFYQKKLIKTLTEEEFRAGYRKAQLIDIRETDEYNAGHILGARNIPLSQIRLRHKELRQDQPVYLYCQSGFRTGRAAQYLKKQGYKDFYQLQGGFKSWTGKIKKK, encoded by the coding sequence GTGTCAACAACTTGGATTATTTTATTAGCCGTAATCGTAGCATTCATCGGCTACACTGTATGGATGTACTTCTATCAGAAAAAATTAATTAAAACTCTTACAGAAGAAGAATTTCGCGCTGGCTACCGTAAAGCACAGCTTATCGATATTCGTGAAACAGATGAATATAACGCAGGGCACATTTTAGGTGCACGTAACATTCCGTTATCACAAATTCGCCTTCGCCATAAAGAACTTCGTCAAGATCAACCTGTTTACTTATATTGCCAAAGCGGATTCCGTACAGGTCGTGCAGCGCAATACTTAAAAAAACAAGGCTACAAAGATTTCTACCAATTACAAGGTGGATTTAAATCTTGGACAGGCAAAATTAAAAAGAAATAA
- a CDS encoding LacI family DNA-binding transcriptional regulator produces the protein MANIKQIAKTAGVSISTVSRVLNNHPYVKEEKRKRVLDAVEELNYAKNINAVHLIRGKTYTIGVMLPFINLPYFSTIIEGIGNEALLAGYHINLCQTNYDSLEEIRVLEMMKMKQFDGMIICSRTSSWEQIEPFAKFAPIISCEKMNHPLISSIYVDHYEGFRLGTTYLLSKGHEKIGICLARKTSVNSMEREKAFADTLCNEGKTLHPEWIFHQCYTMQDGAQILHRILNMKNRPTAIFTANDQVAAGLLTEARKHGIRVPEDIAILGFDNHEISKALEISTIEHPGLAMGSHAFSLFHKQIQSEQIVGSPKELSFHLIKRETV, from the coding sequence ATGGCCAATATAAAACAAATTGCTAAAACTGCTGGTGTATCGATATCAACTGTTTCTCGTGTCCTGAATAATCACCCTTACGTAAAAGAAGAAAAGCGTAAGCGTGTTCTAGATGCTGTTGAAGAATTAAACTACGCAAAAAATATAAATGCTGTCCATTTAATAAGAGGGAAAACATATACAATTGGCGTTATGCTCCCTTTCATTAACCTCCCCTACTTCAGTACCATTATTGAAGGAATTGGTAACGAAGCATTATTAGCTGGGTATCACATTAATTTATGCCAAACAAATTACGATAGCCTTGAAGAAATTCGTGTTCTTGAAATGATGAAAATGAAACAATTTGATGGGATGATTATTTGCTCCCGGACGAGCTCTTGGGAACAAATCGAACCTTTCGCAAAATTTGCCCCTATTATTTCATGTGAAAAAATGAACCATCCCCTCATTTCATCCATCTACGTAGATCATTATGAAGGCTTTCGTCTCGGTACTACCTATTTACTAAGTAAAGGCCATGAAAAGATCGGAATTTGTTTAGCGAGAAAAACAAGTGTAAATTCCATGGAGCGTGAAAAGGCGTTCGCCGATACACTTTGTAACGAAGGGAAGACGTTGCATCCTGAATGGATTTTCCACCAATGCTATACAATGCAGGACGGAGCACAAATACTCCATCGTATTTTAAATATGAAAAATCGTCCAACTGCTATTTTCACAGCGAACGATCAAGTTGCAGCTGGTTTATTAACAGAGGCTCGAAAACATGGCATCCGAGTACCTGAAGACATTGCTATCCTTGGATTTGATAATCATGAAATTTCAAAGGCATTAGAAATTTCCACAATTGAACATCCCGGTCTCGCAATGGGCTCACATGCTTTTTCTTTATTCCATAAGCAGATTCAAAGCGAGCAAATTGTCGGCAGTCCAAAAGAGCTTTCATTCCATTTAATTAAGCGAGAGACTGTCTAA
- a CDS encoding TetR/AcrR family transcriptional regulator, with product MKMTANRIKAVALSHFARYGYEGTSLANIAQEVGIKKPSIYAHFKGKEELYFICLESALQKDLQSFTGDIESFSNSSTEELLLKLLKGYAKRFGESEESMFWLRTSYFPPDAFREQIIDKANVHIENVGKLLFPVFKRASEQDELHNIEVKDALEAFLCLLDGLMVELLYAGLNRFETRLDASWKVFWRGLSN from the coding sequence ATGAAAATGACAGCAAACCGCATTAAAGCTGTAGCACTTTCTCATTTCGCACGCTACGGCTATGAAGGAACTTCATTGGCAAATATTGCTCAAGAAGTTGGGATTAAAAAACCATCGATTTACGCACACTTTAAAGGAAAAGAAGAGCTATATTTCATATGCTTAGAATCTGCTCTTCAAAAAGATTTGCAGAGCTTCACAGGCGATATCGAAAGCTTTTCCAATTCGTCCACTGAAGAATTGCTTTTAAAATTATTAAAAGGCTATGCAAAACGATTTGGTGAAAGTGAAGAATCAATGTTTTGGTTACGAACTTCTTATTTTCCGCCTGATGCATTTCGCGAACAAATTATTGATAAAGCAAATGTACACATTGAAAACGTCGGAAAACTTTTATTCCCTGTATTTAAAAGAGCAAGCGAACAAGATGAGCTGCATAACATTGAAGTAAAAGACGCCTTAGAGGCTTTTCTATGCTTACTCGATGGTCTTATGGTTGAACTATTATACGCAGGTTTAAATCGTTTTGAGACACGTTTAGACGCTTCTTGGAAAGTATTTTGGCGCGGACTTTCAAACTGA
- a CDS encoding DMT family transporter yields the protein MAWIYVIIAGIIEIFWVIGLKKAEAPLEWAGVALLITISFVLLFRAYKDLPVGTVYAVFTGIGAGGIVLTEIFIFGEPFSIVKVLLIGLIFFGVIGLKRVTEEKETKEAA from the coding sequence ATGGCATGGATTTATGTAATCATCGCTGGTATTATTGAAATCTTTTGGGTGATTGGACTAAAAAAAGCGGAGGCACCACTTGAGTGGGCTGGTGTTGCTCTATTAATTACAATTAGTTTCGTCTTATTATTTAGAGCTTATAAAGATTTACCTGTCGGCACTGTATATGCAGTCTTCACAGGAATCGGAGCTGGCGGAATCGTTCTTACAGAGATTTTCATCTTCGGAGAACCTTTCTCTATTGTAAAAGTTTTATTAATCGGTTTAATCTTCTTCGGAGTAATTGGTCTAAAACGAGTAACAGAAGAAAAAGAAACGAAGGAGGCTGCATAA
- a CDS encoding DMT family transporter, which translates to MAWVFLILAGICEIIGVLFMKVATEKKGWAPKVILIANFGVSFFFLSLAMNTLPMGTAYAIWTGIGTAGSALLGILIFRESADWRRLAFLSCILCGAVGLKLLS; encoded by the coding sequence ATGGCTTGGGTATTTTTAATTCTAGCTGGTATTTGTGAAATTATTGGTGTACTCTTTATGAAAGTAGCCACTGAAAAGAAAGGCTGGGCACCAAAAGTTATTTTAATCGCTAACTTCGGCGTAAGCTTCTTCTTCTTATCTCTTGCGATGAACACGTTACCGATGGGAACTGCTTACGCGATTTGGACTGGAATCGGAACTGCTGGAAGTGCACTTCTAGGCATTCTCATTTTCCGAGAATCAGCGGATTGGCGTCGTCTTGCTTTCTTAAGCTGCATTTTATGCGGCGCTGTTGGCTTAAAACTATTAAGCTAA